In Streptomyces sp. NBC_00483, a single window of DNA contains:
- a CDS encoding AAA domain-containing protein: MTTTTTPTTTTTALSPSEAAGQATAAILRDTLHGTARGIVVDSPPGAGKSTLVVRAALELADAGRPLMIVAQTNAQVDDLVLRLHTKNPELAVGRLHSSDPDAYEKALDDLPNVRLSTKVGDLSPLPIVVSTAAKWAHVKDVEPWPHAIVDEAYQMRSDALLAVAGLFERALFVGDPGQLDPFAIVGSEQWAGLSYDPSASAVSTLLAHNPELPQHRLPVSWRLPASAAPLVSDAFYPYTPFRSGTDEGDRELGFKVASDGSGPDLVIDEAAASGWGLLELPAAHTPRTDPEAVRAVALVVRRLLDREGVTRSESGEGALTADRICVGTAHRDQAAAVRAALEDLDVKDVTVDTANRLQGREFDVTVVLHPLSGRPDATAFHLETGRLCVLASRHRHACVVVCRAGVADLLDEHPSADPVQLGVTVKFPDGWEANHSVLARLAEHRVGWSGPSGD; this comes from the coding sequence GTGACCACGACGACCACGCCCACAACCACGACCACCGCCCTCAGCCCGTCAGAGGCGGCCGGGCAGGCGACCGCCGCCATCCTCCGCGACACCCTGCACGGCACGGCGCGCGGCATCGTCGTCGACTCGCCTCCCGGCGCCGGAAAGTCCACCCTCGTGGTGCGCGCCGCGCTCGAACTCGCGGACGCGGGCCGCCCGTTGATGATCGTTGCGCAGACGAACGCGCAGGTGGACGACCTCGTCCTCCGCCTCCACACGAAGAACCCGGAGCTCGCCGTCGGCCGACTGCACAGCAGCGACCCGGACGCGTACGAGAAGGCGCTCGACGACCTGCCGAACGTCCGCCTGTCGACGAAGGTCGGCGACCTGTCCCCGCTGCCGATCGTCGTCTCGACGGCCGCGAAGTGGGCGCACGTCAAGGACGTCGAGCCGTGGCCGCACGCGATCGTCGACGAGGCGTACCAGATGCGCTCCGACGCGCTGCTCGCCGTGGCGGGGCTGTTCGAGCGGGCGCTGTTCGTGGGCGACCCGGGGCAGTTGGACCCGTTCGCGATCGTCGGCTCGGAGCAGTGGGCGGGCCTGTCCTACGACCCGTCGGCCTCGGCGGTGTCGACGCTGCTCGCCCACAACCCGGAGCTGCCGCAACACCGCCTCCCGGTCTCCTGGCGCCTGCCTGCCTCGGCGGCGCCCCTGGTCTCCGACGCCTTCTACCCGTACACGCCGTTCCGCAGCGGCACGGACGAGGGCGACCGGGAGCTGGGCTTCAAGGTGGCGTCGGACGGTTCGGGCCCGGACCTGGTCATCGACGAGGCGGCGGCCTCCGGCTGGGGCCTGCTCGAACTCCCCGCCGCGCACACGCCACGTACGGACCCGGAGGCGGTACGGGCCGTGGCCCTGGTCGTACGACGACTGCTCGACCGGGAGGGCGTCACGCGCTCCGAGTCCGGCGAGGGCGCGCTTACGGCGGACCGGATCTGCGTCGGCACCGCGCACCGCGACCAGGCGGCGGCGGTACGGGCGGCGCTGGAGGACCTCGACGTCAAGGACGTCACCGTCGACACGGCGAACCGCCTTCAAGGCCGCGAGTTCGACGTCACCGTCGTCCTGCACCCACTGTCCGGACGCCCCGACGCGACGGCGTTCCACTTGGAGACGGGCCGGCTCTGCGTCCTCGCGTCACGGCATCGGCACGCGTGCGTGGTGGTGTGCAGGGCCGGGGTCGCGGACCTCCTGGACGAACACCCGTCGGCGGACCCGGTGCAACTCGGGGTGACGGTGAAATTCCCGGACGGCTGGGAGGCGAACCACTCGGTCCTGGCCCGCTTGGCGGAACACCGAGTCGGCTGGTCAGGCCCCTCCGGCGATTGA
- a CDS encoding putative bifunctional diguanylate cyclase/phosphodiesterase, whose amino-acid sequence MAVVDREGVIVGANDAACALLCGEDTGQLAGRTVDELLDLHSDPRTADAYQEILRGRQARLSRTRRLKHPSGHSLWLRVTVSPLPDAEAVLLSLSDITAHRGLQDRLHHLELHDPLTRLPNRALFFERVSAALESGTYENTGATGRVGLCLLDLDGFKAVNDSLGHPVGDRLLVAVAERLTHCADRAQSATGAPLVARLGGDEFALLVEDSTGTEEVAELARAVLDALREPFDLAGERVSVSASIGVVERQITGTSTTALMQAADTTLYWAKADGKARWTFFDPERNAHRMTRQALSSSLRPAVDRGEFALEYQPLVEMADGELRGVEALVRWRHPQFGLLSPNRFIPLAEEDGSIVELGRWVLRTACAQARRWQVEHPEAPPVFMSVNVAVRQMWDSDLVADVAQILAETGLPPELLQLELIESAVMGSTGRPLQALRALSDMGVRIAIDDFGTGYSNLAYLSRLPVSVLKLDGAFVRGFEGDGSTPAEPADAMIVEALVQLAHRLGLTVTAECVETAEQAERLRRLGCDTGQGWLYSRPVAADRISGLLAERK is encoded by the coding sequence ATGGCGGTCGTCGATCGCGAGGGCGTGATCGTCGGCGCCAACGACGCCGCATGCGCCCTGCTGTGCGGGGAGGACACCGGGCAGCTCGCCGGCCGTACCGTCGACGAACTGCTCGACCTGCACTCGGACCCCCGCACCGCGGACGCCTACCAGGAGATTCTGCGCGGGCGGCAGGCCCGGCTCAGCCGCACCCGCCGCCTCAAGCACCCCTCGGGCCACTCGCTGTGGCTGCGCGTCACGGTGTCACCGCTCCCGGACGCGGAGGCCGTGCTGCTCTCGCTCAGCGACATCACCGCGCACCGCGGCCTCCAGGACCGGCTGCACCACCTGGAGCTGCACGATCCGCTGACCCGGCTGCCCAATCGCGCGCTGTTCTTCGAGCGCGTCTCCGCGGCCCTGGAGTCCGGGACGTACGAGAACACGGGCGCGACCGGACGCGTGGGGCTCTGCCTGCTGGACCTCGACGGGTTCAAGGCGGTCAACGACTCCCTCGGGCACCCGGTCGGCGACCGGTTGCTCGTCGCCGTCGCCGAGCGGCTCACGCACTGCGCGGACCGCGCGCAGAGCGCCACGGGCGCCCCGCTGGTGGCCCGGCTCGGCGGTGACGAGTTCGCGCTGCTCGTCGAGGACTCCACCGGTACGGAGGAGGTGGCGGAGCTCGCCCGGGCGGTCCTTGACGCGCTGCGGGAGCCCTTCGACCTCGCCGGTGAGCGGGTGTCGGTCTCCGCCTCGATCGGTGTGGTCGAGCGGCAGATCACCGGCACCAGCACGACGGCCCTGATGCAGGCGGCCGACACCACGCTGTACTGGGCGAAGGCGGACGGCAAGGCCCGCTGGACCTTCTTCGACCCGGAGCGCAACGCCCACCGGATGACCCGTCAGGCCCTGTCGTCCAGCCTGCGGCCCGCGGTCGACCGGGGTGAATTCGCCCTGGAATACCAGCCGTTGGTGGAGATGGCGGACGGTGAGCTGCGCGGGGTCGAGGCGCTGGTGCGCTGGCGGCACCCGCAGTTCGGCCTGCTGTCGCCGAATCGGTTCATCCCACTGGCCGAAGAGGACGGCTCCATCGTGGAGTTGGGGCGATGGGTGCTGCGGACGGCCTGCGCGCAGGCGCGGCGCTGGCAGGTGGAGCACCCCGAGGCGCCGCCGGTGTTCATGAGCGTCAATGTGGCGGTGCGTCAGATGTGGGACTCGGACCTCGTGGCGGACGTCGCGCAGATCCTCGCCGAGACCGGACTCCCGCCGGAACTCCTCCAGTTGGAGCTGATCGAGTCCGCCGTGATGGGCTCGACGGGACGGCCGTTGCAGGCGCTCCGGGCGCTGAGCGACATGGGTGTGCGCATCGCCATCGACGACTTCGGCACCGGGTACTCCAACCTCGCGTACCTCAGCCGGCTGCCCGTGTCGGTACTCAAGCTCGACGGGGCGTTCGTGCGGGGATTCGAGGGGGACGGGTCCACGCCCGCGGAGCCGGCGGACGCGATGATCGTCGAGGCGCTCGTGCAGCTGGCGCACCGGCTCGGGCTCACGGTGACCGCCGAGTGCGTGGAGACGGCGGAGCAGGCGGAGCGGCTGCGCCGGCTCGGGTGCGACACCGGGCAGGGGTGGCTCTACTCGCGGCCGGTGGCAGCGGATCGTATCTCTGGGCTCCTTGCCGAGCGCAAATGA
- a CDS encoding bifunctional DNA primase/polymerase, with protein sequence MSTATPPYSPHAPSATAPGARDHFDICDVTPEGAAWLASAGAYPRSTLAHWEARPTAPVVLPCGSAFDVVNVPAIFGRRMLDRLWSEGPGSGPVATHRGRMLLFTAPGTAQRLPSLLHWEEWGHAVPPLLYHGAGDAVTGPAPTTRAALRPDQRQESRWVVAPDTRHPWLPGPEVMRWACVRAARASAQAAVRISIFPAPDPGANVYDVNRRH encoded by the coding sequence ATGAGCACCGCGACGCCTCCGTACTCCCCCCACGCCCCGTCGGCTACGGCCCCTGGCGCGCGTGACCACTTCGACATCTGCGACGTCACCCCCGAGGGAGCCGCCTGGCTCGCCTCCGCCGGGGCGTACCCCCGATCCACGCTCGCCCACTGGGAGGCGCGACCCACGGCCCCCGTCGTCCTCCCCTGCGGATCCGCCTTCGACGTGGTGAACGTGCCCGCGATCTTCGGCCGGCGGATGTTAGACCGTCTCTGGTCCGAGGGGCCCGGCTCCGGGCCCGTCGCCACGCACCGGGGCCGCATGCTCCTGTTCACCGCGCCGGGCACGGCCCAGCGCCTGCCGTCCCTGCTCCACTGGGAGGAGTGGGGCCACGCGGTGCCGCCGCTGCTGTACCACGGCGCCGGCGACGCGGTCACGGGCCCGGCCCCCACGACCCGCGCCGCGCTCCGGCCCGACCAGCGCCAGGAGTCCCGCTGGGTCGTCGCCCCCGACACCCGTCACCCCTGGCTGCCGGGACCCGAGGTCATGCGCTGGGCATGCGTCCGGGCGGCCCGCGCGAGTGCGCAGGCCGCGGTACGGATTTCGATTTTTCCTGCCCCCGATCCTGGTGCTAATGTCTACGACGTCAACCGGCGCCATTAG
- a CDS encoding histidine phosphatase family protein, with product MAPRILLARHGQTEWSLSGRHTGRTDIPLLEEGRRGAKLLGERLGRAPYDGLDGVEVRTSPLVRASETCELAGFGERATVWDALMEWDYGAYEGLTPAQIQERRPGWFIWRDGVPEGESLAEVTARADEVVEWARSADRDVLVFAHGHILRSIGARWLGFPLDFAARIRLNPTSLSVLGWAYGEPALESWNETGHLAVG from the coding sequence ATGGCACCGCGCATCCTGTTGGCCCGGCACGGACAGACCGAATGGTCGCTGTCCGGACGGCACACCGGGAGGACGGACATTCCACTCCTGGAAGAGGGCAGGCGTGGCGCGAAACTGCTCGGGGAGCGGCTCGGGCGTGCGCCGTACGACGGGCTCGACGGGGTGGAGGTGCGGACGTCCCCGCTGGTGCGGGCGAGCGAGACGTGCGAGCTTGCCGGGTTCGGGGAGCGGGCGACTGTGTGGGACGCGCTCATGGAGTGGGACTACGGGGCGTACGAGGGGCTGACGCCGGCGCAGATCCAGGAGCGCAGGCCCGGCTGGTTCATCTGGCGGGACGGGGTGCCGGAGGGGGAGTCGCTCGCCGAGGTGACGGCGCGGGCCGACGAGGTCGTGGAGTGGGCGCGCTCGGCCGACCGGGACGTTCTCGTCTTCGCCCACGGTCACATCCTGCGGTCGATCGGGGCGCGTTGGCTCGGATTCCCGCTGGACTTCGCGGCGCGGATCCGGCTGAACCCGACGTCGCTGTCGGTGCTCGGGTGGGCGTACGGGGAGCCGGCGCTGGAGTCCTGGAACGAAACGGGGCACCTGGCGGTGGGCTGA
- a CDS encoding phosphatase PAP2 family protein, whose amino-acid sequence MSQTDEAPRTEAIPGAGLRWWTELPLILLVYGAYSAGRLLARGDVGQAVDHGLAILRAEQAVRLNLEHPLNRLFTREPWLGVPADFWYASLHYLVTPIVLVWLFRRRSEIYRTARTWLMTSTMIGLIGFVLLPTSPPRLLAANHGFIDTMAHYSSYGWWGGAASAPKGMGGLTNQYAAMPSLHVGWALWCGVLLWRHARSPYVKAMGVAYPLLTTVIVMGTANHYFFDALAGVAAMALGLLLTKPVRLVAARLKDRAGLVLAGAQASPSATHAPIVSGECQTSQGERIPRQRKAAASQDSDDGAAAPAR is encoded by the coding sequence ATGTCGCAGACCGACGAGGCACCGCGCACGGAAGCGATACCCGGCGCCGGGCTCCGCTGGTGGACGGAACTGCCGCTGATCCTCCTGGTGTACGGCGCGTACTCGGCGGGCCGACTGCTCGCCCGTGGCGATGTGGGACAGGCCGTCGACCACGGTCTCGCGATCCTCCGGGCCGAGCAGGCCGTCCGCCTCAACCTCGAGCACCCGCTGAACCGTCTCTTCACCCGCGAACCGTGGCTCGGCGTCCCCGCGGACTTCTGGTACGCCTCGCTCCACTATCTGGTCACGCCGATCGTCCTCGTCTGGCTGTTCCGCCGCCGCTCCGAGATCTACCGCACGGCCCGCACGTGGCTGATGACCTCGACGATGATCGGCCTCATCGGCTTCGTCCTGCTGCCGACCAGCCCGCCCCGGCTGCTCGCCGCGAACCACGGCTTCATCGACACGATGGCCCACTACAGCTCGTACGGCTGGTGGGGCGGCGCGGCCAGCGCTCCCAAGGGCATGGGCGGCCTGACCAACCAGTACGCGGCGATGCCGAGCCTGCACGTCGGCTGGGCGCTGTGGTGCGGCGTCCTGCTGTGGCGGCACGCCCGCTCCCCGTACGTGAAGGCGATGGGTGTCGCGTACCCGCTGCTCACCACGGTCATCGTGATGGGCACGGCCAACCACTACTTCTTCGACGCGCTCGCCGGGGTCGCGGCGATGGCCCTCGGCCTGCTCCTGACGAAGCCGGTGCGGCTCGTCGCGGCACGCCTGAAGGACCGGGCGGGCCTCGTGCTCGCGGGGGCGCAGGCCTCCCCTTCCGCCACGCACGCCCCGATTGTCAGTGGAGAATGCCAGACTTCCCAGGGTGAGCGAATTCCCCGACAGCGCAAGGCAGCCGCGTCGCAGGACAGCGACGACGGGGCTGCGGCACCGGCTCGCTGA
- a CDS encoding M6 family metalloprotease domain-containing protein, which yields MSRFPVPEVDLPRPQPLAGVDKPGPRALAAGLTAFAAVAAMGLVAGPAAAVPFAGPCALERTAAHHSEGLDTWNPAYPKPKKTLNAVMVFLSFPDSLPLTTPDELASDYFPSTSRFFDRASYGKFSLVPHPQRQWVQMPHPSTAYAIQRDWDAAHRSAYLQDALKAADPYTDFSKYDVVYFVADPDAPGVDSDATKVVNFDQPMRADGTDIRRIVTVFERHPPDRNVLAHETGHVFDLPDLYHRPTDGKGDWDTYVGDWDVMGSQFGLSPDLFGWHKWKLGWLDQRQVTCVKRSGETRLTLEPLSTGPRGAGSPFGTGGGTKLAVIRTGVDSAIALEARGGSGNDAATCSRGVLVYRVRSDSASGGGPMEVLDAHPRTEACYGESVYPPLADAPVGVGETFTVPGDDNIRVEAENRTASGAWTVKVTTAG from the coding sequence GTGTCCCGCTTTCCCGTCCCGGAGGTCGACTTGCCGCGTCCGCAGCCACTCGCGGGAGTGGACAAGCCAGGCCCGCGCGCACTCGCGGCGGGGCTCACCGCCTTTGCGGCCGTGGCCGCCATGGGGCTGGTCGCGGGGCCGGCCGCGGCCGTTCCGTTCGCGGGGCCCTGCGCCCTGGAGCGCACCGCGGCCCACCACTCCGAGGGTCTGGACACCTGGAATCCGGCGTACCCGAAGCCCAAGAAGACCCTGAACGCCGTGATGGTCTTCCTCTCGTTTCCCGACTCGCTGCCCCTGACCACGCCCGACGAGCTGGCCTCCGACTACTTCCCGTCCACCAGCCGCTTCTTCGACCGGGCCTCGTACGGGAAGTTCTCCCTGGTCCCGCATCCGCAGCGGCAGTGGGTCCAGATGCCGCACCCCTCGACCGCGTACGCCATACAGCGCGACTGGGACGCCGCGCACCGCAGCGCGTATCTGCAGGACGCCCTGAAGGCGGCGGATCCGTACACGGACTTCAGCAAGTACGACGTCGTGTACTTCGTCGCCGACCCGGACGCGCCCGGCGTCGATTCCGACGCGACGAAGGTCGTGAACTTCGACCAGCCGATGCGCGCGGACGGCACGGACATCCGCCGCATCGTCACGGTCTTCGAGCGGCACCCGCCGGACCGCAATGTGCTCGCGCACGAGACCGGTCACGTCTTCGACCTGCCCGACCTCTACCACCGGCCCACCGACGGCAAGGGCGACTGGGACACGTATGTCGGTGACTGGGACGTCATGGGCAGCCAGTTCGGCCTCTCGCCGGACCTGTTCGGCTGGCACAAGTGGAAGCTGGGGTGGCTGGATCAGCGGCAGGTGACGTGTGTGAAGCGCAGTGGTGAGACCCGGTTGACCCTGGAGCCGCTGAGTACGGGGCCGCGGGGGGCGGGTTCTCCGTTCGGTACGGGAGGTGGCACCAAGCTCGCCGTCATCCGCACGGGCGTCGACAGTGCCATTGCCCTGGAGGCGCGAGGTGGCTCCGGCAATGATGCGGCGACCTGTAGCCGGGGTGTTCTCGTCTACCGCGTACGCAGCGACTCCGCGTCCGGGGGCGGCCCCATGGAGGTCCTCGACGCCCACCCCCGCACGGAGGCCTGCTACGGCGAATCCGTCTACCCGCCGTTGGCCGACGCCCCGGTGGGCGTCGGCGAAACTTTCACGGTGCCGGGCGACGACAACATCCGCGTCGAGGCGGAGAACCGGACGGCGTCGGGGGCGTGGACGGTGAAGGTGACGACGGCGGGTTGA